One window of the Crassaminicella thermophila genome contains the following:
- a CDS encoding cyclase family protein — protein MGLKLIDLSQEIFQGMSVFPMHQNTFIMTNMTHEENMRKTGSKTLGFSARNLLISEHGGTHCDAVWEYKPTGKTIDKMPLEYFWGSAICIDLSHVPHTRYIEPEDLEKALEKSGQTIHKGDIVLLYTGHFDRHFNTDKWQTTYSGLSYSAARWLAEKGVVNIGVDAPAIDHPDDLNFSGHLVCGEFDITNTENLCNLDKVLNKRFLFLGLPLKIRDGSGSPIRAVALIEE, from the coding sequence ATGGGATTAAAATTAATTGATCTTTCACAAGAAATTTTTCAAGGAATGTCTGTATTTCCAATGCATCAAAATACATTTATAATGACAAATATGACACATGAAGAAAATATGAGAAAAACAGGTAGTAAAACTCTTGGTTTCTCTGCAAGAAATCTTCTGATTAGTGAACATGGTGGGACCCATTGTGATGCCGTTTGGGAATACAAGCCTACTGGAAAAACAATCGATAAAATGCCCCTTGAATATTTCTGGGGAAGTGCTATTTGTATTGATTTATCTCATGTTCCTCATACAAGATATATAGAACCTGAGGATTTGGAAAAAGCTTTAGAAAAATCTGGACAGACCATTCATAAGGGAGATATTGTTTTATTGTATACAGGGCATTTTGATAGGCATTTTAATACAGATAAATGGCAAACAACCTATTCTGGTCTTAGCTATTCAGCTGCTAGATGGCTTGCAGAAAAAGGAGTTGTAAATATAGGCGTAGATGCCCCAGCAATAGACCATCCAGATGACTTGAATTTTTCTGGACATTTAGTTTGTGGCGAATTTGATATAACAAATACAGAAAACCTATGTAATCTAGATAAAGTACTCAATAAAAGATTCCTATTTTTAGGGCTTCCCTTAAAAATTAGAGATGGTTCAGGTTCTCCTATTCGTGCAGTAGCCCTTATAGAAGAATAG
- a CDS encoding PucR family transcriptional regulator, translating into MLKESGITVKQAIEMDCLKKSKIVAGHRGIHNIISKVNIMADPDIFDWVSEGELLLTTAYSFKKDDIAMQKKFIIEASKKKLAGIGIKIYPYMDGLAKEVIDIADYLGLPIIDIDYATPFTDIMTPIFKEIFNKQAALLQKVERVHNHLMDVMLREGGIKEIIKTLKKIIQNPIVVRDHYFDTYIYHMEENETYDYDTLIEKSNKFFDRNNDYKWMNIKTERIEVLKDKEVKRIMIPIIVKGNVYGHIFVWEMSKEISNYDQVALESASTIMALEFLKKSSVYAVEHRYKAEFFEDLISNDEKRKERAMSRANIYKLDCNAYYAVFNIFIEDAEKDMEFKNKLVLNLEKLCVDQKMNTLIIGKEKKIYIITMWRSEKNIKNKLNIFGSKIDEFMKINVKDEKYKIGIGRIYKGLGQIHRSIKDAEKAIEIGNIFSKEKVVNFEDLGIYKIFCQERLNEELDKFYQETLLPLVEYDKNKNTEFVKTLQGYFETNGNIKKTSELLFTHYNTVLYRMQRIKEITGRDIEDPEDRYNLETALKIMKILRYL; encoded by the coding sequence ATGCTAAAAGAGAGTGGCATTACCGTTAAGCAAGCTATTGAAATGGATTGTCTGAAGAAAAGCAAGATTGTGGCAGGACATAGAGGAATTCATAACATTATTAGCAAGGTAAATATTATGGCAGATCCAGATATTTTTGATTGGGTAAGCGAAGGAGAATTATTACTTACGACAGCTTATTCTTTTAAAAAAGATGATATCGCTATGCAAAAAAAATTTATTATAGAAGCGAGTAAAAAAAAGCTTGCAGGCATTGGGATTAAAATATATCCATATATGGATGGTTTAGCAAAAGAGGTAATAGATATTGCAGATTATTTAGGATTGCCTATTATAGATATTGATTATGCTACACCATTTACAGATATTATGACCCCTATTTTTAAAGAAATTTTCAATAAACAAGCGGCTTTATTACAAAAGGTAGAGCGGGTACATAATCATTTAATGGATGTTATGCTAAGAGAAGGTGGCATTAAAGAAATTATTAAAACTTTAAAAAAAATTATTCAAAATCCTATAGTAGTAAGGGACCATTATTTTGATACTTATATTTATCATATGGAGGAAAATGAAACATATGATTATGATACGCTTATAGAGAAAAGTAATAAATTTTTTGATAGAAATAATGATTATAAATGGATGAATATTAAAACAGAAAGGATAGAAGTGCTTAAAGATAAAGAGGTAAAAAGAATTATGATTCCGATTATTGTAAAGGGAAATGTTTATGGACATATTTTTGTTTGGGAAATGTCAAAAGAAATATCTAATTATGACCAAGTCGCATTAGAATCTGCTTCTACTATTATGGCCTTGGAATTTTTAAAGAAAAGCTCTGTTTATGCTGTTGAACATAGATACAAAGCGGAATTTTTTGAAGATCTTATTTCAAATGATGAGAAAAGAAAAGAACGTGCTATGAGTAGAGCAAATATTTATAAATTAGATTGCAATGCATATTATGCTGTATTTAATATTTTTATAGAAGATGCTGAAAAGGATATGGAATTTAAAAATAAGCTAGTATTGAATTTAGAAAAATTATGTGTGGATCAGAAAATGAACACATTAATTATTGGAAAAGAAAAAAAAATCTACATTATTACAATGTGGCGTTCTGAAAAGAATATAAAAAACAAACTAAATATTTTTGGTTCTAAAATAGATGAATTTATGAAAATAAACGTTAAAGATGAGAAATATAAAATTGGTATAGGTAGAATATATAAAGGATTAGGGCAGATTCATAGAAGTATAAAAGATGCAGAAAAAGCAATTGAAATAGGCAATATATTCAGTAAGGAGAAGGTTGTGAATTTTGAAGATTTAGGAATATATAAGATATTTTGCCAAGAACGTTTGAATGAAGAACTAGATAAATTTTATCAAGAAACCCTCCTCCCCCTTGTAGAATATGATAAAAATAAAAATACAGAGTTTGTAAAAACTCTTCAAGGATATTTTGAAACAAATGGAAATATAAAGAAGACTTCAGAATTGTTATTTACACATTACAATACAGTATTATATAGAATGCAAAGGATAAAAGAAATTACTGGAAGAGATATAGAAGATCCTGAAGACAGATACAATTTAGAAACGGCGTTGAAAATTATGAAGATTCTAAGATATTTATAG
- a CDS encoding uracil-xanthine permease family protein: MENNQKIKNRSEIIYKIDDKPPLGISILLAFQHILAAFGGIVAVPLVVGGILGLPINDLAFLVSAALFMAGVATFIQAKGIGKVGARVPCVMGTDFTFVGPSIAVGSTMGLPGIFGATILGSFIEMILSRFIKPLRKFFPPIVTGTVVMLIGLTLLPVSIDWAAGGYGAADYGSIKNVSVAISVMIVTILLNRYGKGMISSASVIIGLIFGYVISYPLGLLNFEPIKEASWFSLPTIFKYGVTFSFSAVIPFITAYLVTTIETVGVLMAIGEASNKELSSEEISSGILADGVGSFIAGFFGAGPNTSFSQNVGLIPLTKVASSFVVVIAGIILMLLGIFPKFGALIAIMPNPVLGGAGIIMFGVVAAAGIKTVKNVPFNNRNMLILAVSLGIGLGVTVRPDFLKNFPSILKGLFSSGISAGTITALVLNIVLKEEYEETSNKKLEC; the protein is encoded by the coding sequence ATGGAAAACAATCAAAAAATTAAGAATCGTTCAGAAATCATCTATAAAATAGATGATAAGCCGCCTCTTGGTATAAGTATTCTTCTTGCTTTTCAACATATTTTAGCTGCTTTTGGCGGAATTGTTGCTGTTCCTTTAGTAGTAGGTGGCATTTTAGGTTTGCCTATTAATGATTTAGCTTTCTTAGTTAGTGCAGCTTTATTTATGGCTGGCGTTGCTACGTTCATTCAAGCAAAGGGTATAGGAAAAGTTGGCGCTAGAGTTCCTTGTGTTATGGGTACAGATTTTACTTTCGTAGGCCCTTCTATTGCTGTAGGTAGCACCATGGGACTTCCTGGAATTTTTGGTGCAACAATTCTAGGATCATTCATTGAAATGATTTTAAGCCGATTCATAAAACCCTTAAGAAAATTCTTTCCTCCTATAGTTACAGGAACAGTCGTTATGCTCATAGGTCTTACATTGCTTCCTGTATCAATAGACTGGGCTGCTGGAGGCTATGGCGCTGCTGATTATGGAAGTATAAAAAATGTATCTGTAGCCATATCCGTAATGATCGTAACAATACTTCTAAATAGATATGGTAAAGGAATGATTAGCTCAGCATCTGTTATTATAGGGCTTATCTTCGGTTATGTAATAAGCTATCCTTTAGGCTTATTAAATTTTGAACCAATCAAAGAAGCAAGTTGGTTTTCACTCCCAACAATTTTTAAATATGGTGTAACATTTAGTTTCAGCGCAGTAATTCCTTTCATTACAGCCTACTTAGTCACCACCATAGAAACAGTCGGAGTTTTAATGGCTATTGGAGAAGCCTCAAATAAAGAACTTAGCAGTGAAGAAATTTCCTCTGGTATATTAGCTGACGGGGTAGGAAGCTTTATCGCTGGCTTCTTTGGAGCAGGCCCTAATACTTCCTTTAGCCAAAATGTAGGCTTAATTCCATTGACAAAAGTTGCTAGCAGCTTTGTTGTAGTCATTGCAGGAATCATACTCATGTTATTAGGAATATTTCCTAAATTCGGTGCCTTAATTGCAATCATGCCAAATCCTGTTTTAGGCGGAGCTGGGATTATTATGTTTGGAGTAGTAGCTGCAGCAGGTATTAAAACAGTCAAAAATGTTCCTTTTAACAACAGAAATATGCTAATCCTTGCAGTATCACTAGGAATAGGTTTAGGTGTTACAGTACGCCCTGATTTTCTAAAAAACTTTCCTTCTATATTAAAAGGTCTTTTCTCATCAGGTATTAGTGCTGGAACTATCACTGCATTAGTTTTAAATATTGTACTCAAAGAAGAATATGAAGAAACTTCAAATAAAAAGCTAGAGTGTTAA